Proteins encoded by one window of Myxococcales bacterium:
- a CDS encoding Uma2 family endonuclease produces MRTVDRVVRWLDKPRSASVATGLSTFPDISVVCGDLERASDDANAITNPALLVEVLNPSTEDYDQGEKLRHYQQIPSLEAVVFVSQSERMVSVVRRTWSGWLRAEHRDAFEARTHGHHRGHGAPSLNAWAPHARPGQRRGLCSRCLS; encoded by the coding sequence GTGAGGACGGTCGACCGTGTCGTGCGGTGGCTGGACAAGCCAAGGTCGGCGTCCGTCGCGACGGGCCTCTCGACCTTTCCGGACATCAGTGTCGTTTGCGGCGACCTCGAGCGCGCTTCCGATGACGCCAACGCCATCACCAACCCCGCGCTCCTCGTCGAGGTGCTCAACCCCTCAACCGAGGACTACGACCAAGGGGAGAAGCTGCGCCACTACCAACAGATCCCCAGCCTCGAAGCGGTCGTCTTCGTCTCGCAGAGTGAGCGCATGGTCAGCGTCGTGCGTCGCACCTGGAGTGGCTGGCTCCGCGCGGAACATCGGGACGCGTTTGAGGCTAGAACACACGGGCACCATCGCGGTCACGGAGCTCCATCCCTAAACGCGTGGGCCCCACACGCGCGCCCGGGCCAGCGCCGCGGCCTTTGTTCACGGTGCCTCAGTTGA